The Sebastes umbrosus isolate fSebUmb1 chromosome 19, fSebUmb1.pri, whole genome shotgun sequence genome has a segment encoding these proteins:
- the mef2ca gene encoding LOW QUALITY PROTEIN: myocyte enhancer factor 2ca (The sequence of the model RefSeq protein was modified relative to this genomic sequence to represent the inferred CDS: deleted 1 base in 1 codon), with product MGRKKIQIARIMDERNRHVTFTKRKFGLMKKAYELSVLCDCEIALIIFNSTNKLFQYASTDMDKVLLKYTEYNEPHESRTNSDIVDTLRKKGLNGCDSPDIEADDSAGQSPESDDKYRKINEDIDLMINRQRLCQGLLPSTYDMGVSLPSSNSGGLLYSHPGINCGLGNHNLLPISHSSLQRNSMSPQRPSSAGNAGLMGSELPSTVVSSLGNGSYSNHCTSPGLLSPGGVSKNMQDKSPPQMSMSRKPDLRTLMPPSNKCNNMPTINQRINHSQTAQTLSTPAVSIAAPSLTGQVMGGYPSTLSSSYGTEFLSDLSSLSGFGGSGLGSVASWQQQQIQNLQHSALGHMGNLNQNSNLNLSSGHHPNLHIKSEPASPPGDRGVGMMNAGLGGCVTTAGYSNAAGRSPGDSASSCGSSYEGSEDREDHHGNFLLQPLSSQDERHSPSVKRMRLSEGWAT from the exons ATGGGGAGGAAAAAGATCCAGATAGCACGGATCATGGACGAACGGAACAGACAT GTGACGTTCACCAAGCGTAAGTTTGGTCTGATGAAGAAGGCGTACGAGCTGAGCGTGTTGTGCGACTGCGAGATCGCCCTCATCATCTTCAACAGCACCAACAAGCTGTTCCAATACGCCAGCACCGACATGGACAAAGTTCTGCTCAAATACACCGAGTACAACGAGCCCCACGAGAGCCGGACCAACTCCGACATCGTGGAC ACGCTGCGTAAAAAGGGTTTAAACGGCTGCGACAGCCCCGACATCGAGGCCGACGACTCTGCGGGCCAGAGCCCAGAGTCCGACGACAAGTAC CGCAAAATCAACGAAGACATCGACCTGATGATCAACAGACAGAGACTCTGT CAGGGTCTGCTGCCCTCCACCTACGACATGGGCGTCTCCCTCCCCAGCAGTAACTCCGGCGGCCTGCTGTACTCCCACCCCGGCATCAACTGTGGTTTAGGGAACCACAACCTGCTGCCCATCTCACACTCCTCCCTGCAGAGGAACAGCATGTCGCCTCAGAGGCCCTCCAGCGCTGGAAACGCAG GACTGATGGGTTCAGAGCTGCCGAGCACCGTCGTCTCCAGTTTGG GAAACGGCAGCTACAGTAACCACTGCACCTCCCCGGGGCTGCTGTCTCCAGGAGGCGTCTCCAAGAACATGCAGGATAAGAGTCCTCCTCAGATGAGCATGAGCCGTAAGCCTGACCTCCGGACTCTGATGCCGCCCTCCAACAAGTGCAACAACATGCCCACCATC AACCAGAGAATAAATCACTCCCAGACGGCTCAGACGCTGTCCACTCCGGCCGTGTCCATCGCTGCTCCGTCTCTGACTGGACAGGTGATGGGCGGATATCCGTCTACGCTCTCCTCGTCATACGGCACAG AGTTCCTCAGCgacctgtcctctctgtctgggTTCGGAGGTTCTGGTCTTGGATCGGTAGCGAGCTGGCAGCAACAGCAGATACAGAATCTACAGCACTCAGCACTCGGACACATGGG GAACTTGAACCAGAACTCCAACCTGAACCTCTCCTCCGGTCATCATCCGAACCTCCACATCAAGTCCGAGCCGGCCTCCCCTCCCGGAGACCGGGGCGTCGGCATGATGAACGCGGGACTCGGAGGCTGCGTGACCACGGCCGGATACTCCAACGCCGCGGGCCGCTCCCCCGGCGACAGCGCGTCCAGCTGCGGGAGCTCGTACGAAGGCAGCGAGGACCGCGAGGATCACCACGGGAACTTCCTCCTCCAGCCGCTGTCCAGTCAGGACGAGCGCCACAGCCCGTCGGTCAAACGGATGAGGCTATCGGAGGGCTGGGCCACATGA
- the LOC119478840 gene encoding arrestin domain-containing protein 3-like — MVLGKVRALSVYFDFDSLNENNLPAFSGGDLVTGRVVVEVSGAVRAKSLHITARGVAKVRWTESRNAGANTAYTQNYTEEVEYLHHQDTLIGEETDEECPEEGLTVLHAGLHEFAFSFNLPQMALATSFEGKHGSVRYWVKAELHRPWLLPVKVKKEFIVFEHIDINTPLLLAPQAGTKEKTLCCWFCASGPISLSAKIERKGYTPGESIQIFAEVENCSSRVVVPKAALYQTQTFFAKGKGKQIQQLVSNLRGDPLLQGKSQSWEGKLLKIPPVSPSILDCPIIRVEYALVVYVDVPGGLNLSLSLPLVIGTIPLHACATRTSSISSNCSTLSWLGLSERPEAPPSYSDLAISESHRRDCLHGCDRSDGEGEDRGSLLTYITEFRYLPPPLYAEVDPYPDPVEVCGAADVRRLDTCPSR, encoded by the exons ATGGTGCTGGGCAAAGTGAGGGCCTTGTCGGTCTactttgactttgacagcctgAATGAGAACAACCTGCCTGCGTTCTCCGGTGGAGACCTGGTGACCGGCcgggtggtggtggaggtgagcGGAGCTGTGCGGGCGAAGAGCCTCCACATCACCGCCAGAGGAGTCGCCAAGGTCCGCTGGACCGAGTCCCGGAACGCCGGAGCCAACACGGCTTACACCCAGAACTACACCGAGGAGGTGGAGTACCTGCACCACCAAGACACCTTGATAGGAGAGGAGACAG ATGAGGAGTGTCCAGAGGAAGGTCTGACTGTTCTCCACGCCGGATTACACGAGTTCGCCTTCAGCTTCAACCTGCCTCAGAT GGCTCTGGCCACTTCCTTCGAGGGGAAGCACGGCAGCGTGCGGTACTGGGTGAAAGCTGAACTCCACCGTCCGTGGCTGCTGCCGGTCAAAGTGAAGAAAGAGTTCATTGTGTTCGAGCACATCGACATCAACACGCCGCTGCTGCTG GCCCCTCAGGCTGGTACAAAGGAGAAGACGCTGTGCTGCTGGTTCTGTGCTTCAGGTCCGATCTCCCTCAGTGCCAAGATAGAGCGAAAGGGCTACACACCAG GCGAGTCGATCCAAATCTTCGCCGAGGTGGAGAACTGTTCGTCCCGGGTCGTGGTGCCCAAGGCCGCCCTGTACCAGACCCAGACCTTCTTCGCCAAGGGCAAGGGCAAGCAGATCCAGCAGCTGGTGTCCAATCTGAGAGGAGACCCTCTGCTGCAGGGGAAGAGTCAGAGCTGGGAGGGCAAGCTGCTGAAGATCCCCCCGGTGTCGCCCTCCATCCTGGACTGTCCCATCATCAGAGTGGAGTACGCCCTGGTG GTGTACGTGGACGTTCCCGGCGGGTTGAATTTGTCTCTCTCGTTGCCGTTGGTGATAGGGACCATACCGCTGCACGCCTGCGCCACCCGCACCTCcagcatcagcagcaactgCAGCACTTTGAGCTGGCTGGGCCTGTCGGAGAGACCCGAGG CTCCGCCGAGTTACAGCGACCTCGCCATATCAGAGTCTCACAGACGGGACTGTCTGCACGGCTGTGATCGGTCCGACGGCGAGGGAGAGGACCGGGGATCTCTGCTGACGTACATCACAGAGTTCAGATATCTGCCGCCGCCACTCTACGCTGAG GTCGACCCTTACCCCGACCCCGTGGAGGTGTGCGGCGCCGCCGACGTCAGGAGACTCGACACGTGTCCGTCCCGCTGA